CATGGCAAGGTCCGTGTCCTGCGCCGGCTGGCGTTGCTGCCACCACTGCTGCAGGCGCTGCACGGTCTGGCCGAGGCGCGCTGCCTGCACCGGCTTGAGCACATAGTCCATGGCGCAGGCCTCGAAGGCCGCCAGGGCGTACTGGTCGTAGGCGGTGACAAAGACAATCGCCGGCAGCGCTTGCTCCTCAGGCCAGGCATCGGCGATTTCGGCGGCGGCTTCCAGCCCCGTCTGGCCCGGCATGCGAATGTCCAGGAACAGCAGATCGGGCAGCCGCTCCAGCGCCTGCTGCACGGCGCTGATGCCGTCGGCCACCCTGGCTTCGATCTGCAGCTGGGGCCAGAGCTGGCCCAGCAACTGCTGCAAGGCCAAGGCCAGCAGCGGTTCGTCTTCGGCAATCAGGGCGCGCGGTGGGCGGGTGTTCATGGCTGGGGCTTCAGGGGTAATACGATGCAGGCCCGGGTTGCGCCTGCGCTATCGGCTCTCAACTCCAGGCTGGCAGCGCTGCCGTAGCGGCTGGCCAGGCGCTCCCGGATCTGCGCCAAGCCAAAGCCGGAGCCGGAGCCGGAGCCCGAAGGAGGCAGGCCTGAAGGCGCTGACAGGCCCTGGCCATTGTCCTGCACACTGAGCAGGAGCTGGCTCGCATCCTGCATGACGGCCTGCACGGCAATATGGCCGCCGGCCAGCTGGGGTTCGAGCCCATGGCGAATGCTGTTCTCCACCAGCGGCTGCAGCAGAAGCGGCGGCACGGGCAGTTCGGCCAGATCAGCGGGCAGCGTCAAGGAGTAGGTGAGCCTGTCGCCCATGCGGATCTGCATCAGGGCCAGATAGTCGGCTAGCAAGGCAAATTCGCTGGCAAGACTGTGGGTGCCGCTGCGCGAGCCGGCAAGCGTGGCGCGCAGGTAGGCAATCAGATGGTCGAGCATCTGTTCGGCACGCGGTGCATCGGTGGCGATCAGCACGCGCAGATTGGCCAGGGTGTTGAACAGCATATGCGGCTCCAGCTGGGCCTGCAGCAGGCTGAGCCGCGCTTGGGCGGCCTGGCGCTGGGCCTGCTCTGCCAGCATTTGCAGATGGCGCGATTTGCCCACCACATAAAAGCCCCAGGACATGGCAATGCTGGTCGCCAGGGTGATGGCAAACGGCAGCCATAGCGAGGGCCGGGCTGCGGCCGGCAGCTCGGGATGGAACTGCTGAACGTAGAGGAGCCCCAGCGGATTGCCCAGAACCATGCCTGCTGCAATCCCCAGCGGCACCAGGGCCATGCCGCGCATGCCGCGTGGCCAGGGAATGTCGTCGGACTCGCGCCAGCGCAGTCTGAGCAGATCGATGCTCAGCCAGCTGATCAGGCCGATGGCCAGCGAATAGGCAAGGTTGACATCCCACAGGCCCTGGCCGAGTGCCGTCAGGGCTGCCGCGATCAGCAGACAGGCCGCCACGGTGATGCCGGCATGGCGAAAGAGGGGCGCGAGCGCAAACATGGACATGACGGGCATGGTAGGTGATGGGGGCCTTGGCATCTAGCGCTTTTCGCTGCGCTGCAGCGTTTTCAGCTCGCGCTCCAGCAGTCGCTGAAAAAGCGGACTGCCGGGGGCCAGCAGCCAGACCACGGCGCCATGCATCAGCAGGCCCAGACCCCAGCCCAGAGCCGGGTAGACGGCCCAGTGCCGTCCCTGGCTCAGAGCCAGGGCCATCAGGCCCAGATTCACGGCGGCATAGACCGCAGCGTGGATATACCAGCCCAGCTTCATGCCGGCGCGGCGGCGTGCCTGCCGGTGCAGAGCGTCTTCAGAGATCGGGTTCATGTCTTTTCCTTGTAGTGCTTGGGATGAGGGCGGGTTTCAGGCCAATTGCTGCCACAGCAGATTGCCCAGCAGCCGGCCCGGAAGCAGCGTGAACAGTCCCGCGACGACGCAGCTGCCGAAGTACAGCTTGCGCATGACGCTGCGATGCTGGCCGATGCGTCGATGGGCCAGATGCCACAAAGACAGCGCCAGGCCTCCCAGCGTCACGGGGATCAGCAGATGAACGGGCGTGAAGCCTGCCCAGTTGGGCAGCTTGAAGTCGCGTATGAACAAGGCGGAGATGGCGGTGGCCAGCATGAGCAGCACAAAGCCATAGCCTGCGATTGTGTGCAGCCAGGGCAGCGCTCCGGCCGGGCGCCTGGCCCACAGGGCGATGGCTCCGGCAAGAGTGGCCGCGATGGCGGAACTCATGTGAAAGGCAATCAAGGGCGTGAGTTGCATGGCTGGCTCCAGGTGGTTGCACATGACTGTGCAAGCCGGACCTGCTGCCGACCAGCGCTTTGCGACGAAGTGAACAAACACGGGAGCCAGTTGCATCTTCACAGGTGTGAGTGGGGTACTGGTTGAAACTGTGCTCAATGCTTGGAGTCGCTGACCGCCAGCGTGGACTTCTGATGCGAGCTCTGTGGATCGTGGTTCATCGCTGGGTCGGCCTGTTTCTCGCGGCCTTCCTGGTCATGACCGGTCTGACGGGAGCAGTGCTCTCGTGGGATCATGAAATCGACGACTGGCTCAACGCCGACATGCGGCACACGCCGGGACGCGGCCCGCTGCAGACGCCGCTGCAACTGGCCCAGGCCGTGCAGGCAGCCGATGCGCGCGTCGAGATCTCCTATATGAGCCTGGGCCTGCGCGAGGGCGAGGCGGCTTCCTTTCTGGTGCGCCCGCTGCTGGACCAGGGCACGGGCAAGCCCCATGTGCTGGGCTACAACGCGGTGTTTGTGGACCCGGTGACGGGTCTCATCACCGGCCACCGCGACTCCAGGAGCCTGGCCCTGAGCTGGCGCAATCTCATGCCCTGGCTGCGCCATCTGCATGAAAGCCTGCTCAGCCCCACCATTGCGGGCAGCAACCGCTGTGGATCTGGGGCGTGATCGTCATCGTGGCCTTTACCTCGTTCTCGATCAATCTCTACCGCGAGGTGTTCTATCCCGTGATGAGCAAGGTCTCGACCACCACGCCCGGCCCCTACGAGACGCTCAGGCCGGCACCTTTGGGCAGCTTCATCGAACCGAAGATCGGCTTTGCCACGGCCAATCTGGTGGAAAAAACGCCGTGCCCGGCGAACGGCATCGGCGGCTGCCTCCGCCTGAAACCACAAAGCCACCTTGCGGTGGCTTTGTGCATTGCGCCGAAAATGGCGCTACCCGGCTCGATGACGCCGGGCCTGGCCTCCGCGCAGGAGAAGGTCGGCAAAGCGGCTCGGGCCGCTCAGTCCTTCTTCAGGCACTCGCTCATGAAGGCCTTGCGCTCGTCGCCCTTTTTGCCGGTCGCATCGGCGTTGCAGCTCTTCATGCGTTCCTGCTGGCGCTTTTTGCCGTCGGACAGGCAGGACTTCATGAACTCCTTGCGCTCATCGCCCTTCTTGCCGGTGGCTTCGGTGTTGCAGGTGCCCATCAACTGCTGCTGGGCGGTTTTGGGTTTGTCACCGGCAGCCATGCTCATGCTGCAGGCCAGGGACACGACAGCCAGGACCACAAATTTTTTCATGATGGTGTGATTTTTGAAAAAACGCCGACAACCGGCGCGTAGCTATTGCAGCACAAGCGCGTGACTTTGCCCATCATCACAAGCCATGTCTTGTAAAAGTTTGCGATTGTCTGTCGATTGGCGGGCGGAAAAGGTCTTGTGAGCGCGATCGGGAAAATGGCGAGCGGATAATGGACGGCTTTGCTTCAACCCTGCATCCAAAGGACGATTCGCGTGGATACTTTATTGCTGGTCAAGGC
This window of the Comamonas testosteroni genome carries:
- a CDS encoding LytR/AlgR family response regulator transcription factor, whose amino-acid sequence is MNTRPPRALIAEDEPLLALALQQLLGQLWPQLQIEARVADGISAVQQALERLPDLLFLDIRMPGQTGLEAAAEIADAWPEEQALPAIVFVTAYDQYALAAFEACAMDYVLKPVQAARLGQTVQRLQQWWQQRQPAQDTDLAMHNHRQLEQLLGLQQQLLGQGPAALQIIQASVGNQIHMVRVQDIVYLEAADKYLRVLTASQEYLIRTPLKDLLPQLDAQQFWQIHRGTVVRAQAIASAQRDESGRLSLLLRERPEKLAVSRLYATRFRAM
- a CDS encoding sensor histidine kinase, producing the protein MPVMSMFALAPLFRHAGITVAACLLIAAALTALGQGLWDVNLAYSLAIGLISWLSIDLLRLRWRESDDIPWPRGMRGMALVPLGIAAGMVLGNPLGLLYVQQFHPELPAAARPSLWLPFAITLATSIAMSWGFYVVGKSRHLQMLAEQAQRQAAQARLSLLQAQLEPHMLFNTLANLRVLIATDAPRAEQMLDHLIAYLRATLAGSRSGTHSLASEFALLADYLALMQIRMGDRLTYSLTLPADLAELPVPPLLLQPLVENSIRHGLEPQLAGGHIAVQAVMQDASQLLLSVQDNGQGLSAPSGLPPSGSGSGSGFGLAQIRERLASRYGSAASLELRADSAGATRACIVLPLKPQP
- a CDS encoding 2TM domain-containing protein, whose protein sequence is MNPISEDALHRQARRRAGMKLGWYIHAAVYAAVNLGLMALALSQGRHWAVYPALGWGLGLLMHGAVVWLLAPGSPLFQRLLERELKTLQRSEKR
- a CDS encoding DUF2306 domain-containing protein, whose translation is MQLTPLIAFHMSSAIAATLAGAIALWARRPAGALPWLHTIAGYGFVLLMLATAISALFIRDFKLPNWAGFTPVHLLIPVTLGGLALSLWHLAHRRIGQHRSVMRKLYFGSCVVAGLFTLLPGRLLGNLLWQQLA
- a CDS encoding PsiF family protein, encoding MKKFVVLAVVSLACSMSMAAGDKPKTAQQQLMGTCNTEATGKKGDERKEFMKSCLSDGKKRQQERMKSCNADATGKKGDERKAFMSECLKKD